In Chryseobacterium sp., the genomic window TGGAAGCTGATTTCATTTTGTTTTCGTCAGGGGTCCAAACCGTGGTGCTGCTCTGTTTTCTTACTGTTTTTTCCAGTCTGAATCTGATCTTAGTGTCTCCTGCTTTTACGGGAACAAATTCTGAAGGGGTATTGCTGATGTCTGAGTTTGTAGCACCATAATCCCGGTTCAGGACATCAATCTGCGACTGTAATCTGGCATCAGATACATTTTCATTGTCTGTATTATAAACAACATTGAATACTACAGGGATTTCTACGGTGCCGTCATCCAGTACTTTGCCTACTTTGATGTCGCTGAGGCGTTGTTGTGTAAATTCTTCTATAGCGTTAACTCTGGCCCTGGCAGCAGGATCCATGCTTAAAATTTTATCCCTCATCAAATCGGAAGGACAAACCCTTTTGCCGGATAGTTGTTGAGGTTGTGTTTCAGGCTGTTCTGCTACAGAATTGACATCGTTGTTACAGGAAGCTAAAAATAGAATTCCAGCTCCCAAAAGAATTTTTTTCATATTATATTATTTTGGATTTGAGTTTGTGAATTTATATCAATTAAATTTAATATGCAAATTATTCTTCAAATTATTTGATTATTAATATTTTTTACTTTCAAATGTTACGATTGTGTTAATAAAAGAGGCTTTGTTTTGAATTTTAGTTAATTTAATTAAAAATATTATTTTATTTCACTTTATTGTGTGTTTTTTATGAAAAAAATACTATTGATTTAATTTTTTTATAAATTTCTCATTTAATAAAAAACCGTCCCAAATAATGGAACGGTTTTACTATCTTATTGGGTTTAAGTTTCTGATGATTAGAGTGTTCTTAGTCCCGATCTCGCGCCTGAAGAAGCTACTACAGACTGCATTCTTGTTTTCTGACCAGCAGAGAACATAAACATTGCGGCATCATCTACATAATCCATATAATTCATAAACATCACAGATCTCTGCACACCACCGCAGGTATTGTTTAGAGGATAGGTAGGTTTTCCGTAATTGGCGGTTGTCTGTGTAGGAGTATCGCTAACCAGGTCATTTCCGCAATTGGCATCACCCCAGATATGTCTTAGATTCAGGTAATGTCCTACCTCATGTGTTGCCGTTCTTCCTAAGTTGAAAGGAGAAGAAGCGCCGGTTTTACCAAAATAGGGAGCTGCGATTACAACACCGTCATTCCATAAGCCCGCTGATTCAGGGAATGTAGCATATCCGAGAATGGTCTGCCCCTGGCTCGTCATTTTACCTACTATCCATATGTTCAGATAGTTGGTAGGATTAGTGGCGTCAATACCTCCCTTGGATGCTTTTTTCATATCATTATTGGTAGACCAGACTGTTTTTGAGGTAGATTTTCTAACCGTATTTACCAGTCTGAACTTTACTTTAACATCACCTGAACTTACGGGCAGAAATTCCGAAGGGATTTTGCTGACATCACTATTTGTACCGGAATAGTCAGCATTCAATACACTTATTTGTTCAGCAATTCTTGTGTCAGAAACATTTTCTGAAGACGTTTTATAGATAACATTCACGATGACCGGGATCTCTACGCTTCCATCAGCAAGAACTTTTCCTAATTTCATATCATTGGTAAATTTCTCAGTATTGCTTTCTAAAGCTGTATATCTTTGTCTGAGCTCTGGACTGCTTTTCAGAGCTTCCTGTCGTATTTCTTCAGAAGCACAACCTCTTTTAGCCAGATCAGCCGATGTTGCGGGTTGATCAGGTGAAATTTCATTTTGATTGGTAATGTTGTCGCTGTTACAGGCAGACATCAGACCGAGCATAAGTGCTCCAAATAATAGTTTTTTCATATTACAATTTCTTTTTGTTTAAGAATATGAAATTATAGCATTTAAAATTAATATGCAAACTATTTTTCTTTTTAGTTGATATTTATATTGTTTTTAGTTTAAATAAATGAATATTTTATAAAGAAATTGAATTTATGTTGATTTTTAATCATTTTGCATTAATGAGGCAAAATATTTTATTTTTAAAATTGATTTAATGTAAATAATTAATATTATTTATATTTTTTATGATTTTTTTAATTTGAATTAATTAGCGAAGCCATTTTTGATCGCAAACACTGCAAGCCCTACACGGGTTTTCAGTTCCAGTTTTTCACAGAGCTGGTCACGATAGCTTTCAACCGTCCTGGGGCTGCAGCACATTCTGTCTGCAATCTCTTTATAGCTGAGCTCCGTTACCGTGTATTTCAGGAATTCTTTTTCTCTATCAGAAATCCTTATGGAAACTTCGGCTTCCTTATCCTTATTAAGATTAGAAAATATAATTTTTGATGCCCACTCAGGATAGAAGAAACCATCGGAATTTAATCTTGTAAGGGCTGTTTCCAAATCTTTTGGATGGGTATTTTTTAATAAATATCCCTTTGCTCCGTTTCTGATCATTTTAATGACGCTGTTGTCATCACCCTGCATACTCAGGGCCATGATTTTAATGCCCGGGTGATGAGCTGAAAGCCAGGAGGCTGTTTCAAAGCCATCCATAATAGGCATACTGATATCCAGCAAAATGATATCCGGGATCTGCATGCCGTCTTCAAATTTCTGTATCAGATCTTTTCCGTTTTCACATACATAGATTACTTCAAAGTCACTGAAATTTCCAATAATCCCTTCCAGTGCTTTAGCGATAAGGATGTGGTCATCAACGATTACAATTGTTTTTTTCATGATTGTTTTTTTAAGATAATGTGAAGCCGGGTTCCTGAGTTTTCCTTACTGTTAAGGTGGAAGTCTGCCCCGATGATTTCAGCTCTGTTTTTCATATTGGTAAGACCAATCCCGTTAGAAGTTATCCGGCTGGTGTCAAATCCGATACCATCATCATTAATGGTAAGCTCCCAGAGGATATTTTCAGCCGTACTTAAGTTAATAAAAATATTTTCACAGTTGGAATGTTTAATGCTGTTTTGAATAAATTCCTGAATAATCCTCAGAAGGACATTTTTATGAACAAAACCCAGATCAAGCTGATCGAAATTATATTCAAATTTTACATGGCATTTTTTAAAAGAATTGGTAATGTCTACTTCGTCCTGAATTAAAGTTTTAATATCCTTTTGATTGATATTATCATCGGTCAATGTTTTTGAAAGATTTCGGAGATCCTGCAGGGATTGATTGATAATCTGAGAGACCTGCTCGATTCTTTCGCTGGCTTCCGGAACTTTATTTTCATAAAGCATTTGTTGGGTGTAAAGGCTTACCAAAGTCAGCTTTTGGCCAATATTGTCATGTAGCTCCCTGCCGATCTGCTGCATGGTCGCTTGCTGAATTTCCAGCTGGGTAGCTAGAAGTTCCTTTTGGTGGATCTCATTTTTAATCTCAATTTCATTCAGGTATTCCTTCTTCCGCTGTCTGTAGTTTCTAATATAGATCGCCACTGCAACGACGAACATCACAAAAAATATATTAAATAAAATAATAACGATTAAGAGTTCTGTTTTCCCCATATGAATGAACTTGCAAATAAAATATACATGACTACGCCTGAGATTAGAAAATAACTAAAATAAATATTCCAGATTTCCATGTAATTGATCAAAACCGGGAAAAGGGCCATGAATGGTAATGTTCCGATATACGACAGGGTAACTCCCAGGTTAATGTAAAACATTCTGTTCTTATTAAAATGGAGGATATCCTGTGAGTTAATTTGCTTATAATATTCCATCACTACCAGAAGCATTAGGATAAGACACCCAAATGTATAATTAAATGCAAATACAATTTTGCTTCCTGAAAAATACAATTCATTGGGAATAAATGAAAGTAGGTATAAAAAGGATAAGATGAAAAATAATTTGGGTCTTCTTAAAGATTTTGCAGCATACAACCAGTAAAAGAATATAAACTGGATGGGCATCAAAAAGTAATTGTAATATTGTGATTTAGAAAAATAAGTGAATTTTCCCCATCTCCCATAGGCTTCCCCAATAAAGATAAAAACTAAATAAAACACGAAAAAAATCCAATATTGCTTTTTTAGACGATGATAATAAAAAAGCGCTACAACCGCAGCGAGTCCTTCGGCCCAAAGCATGCTTTTGCTTACAAATTCCTGGAAATCAGTCATGTCCTGTTTAAAGTAATAAATTAATGGTTAAAAAAACTCAACTTTAGAGTTTGACGGTGGAATAAGCTGTCCGTTATTTTCTCCCATAACGCCGTCGTCTTCAGGAGCCCTTCTGGCACTTAATGCTAAGTTTATAGATGAATTGCTTTCTGAATAATTAAAATCATAATGATGGGTTTCTCCTTTCTCATCTGTTCTTTTTACAGTAGGAATCATTACCAGTGTGTGCCTTTCAGCATATTCCTTGGCGATGGGATGAGAGCTCATTATATGCCAATTCTCTTCTTTCGGGTAGGCTGCATAATAAAATCTGATTCCCAGGTCTTCTTCAGAAAGGTCAGGATTATTTTTGCCGGCTTCTTCCTCTATCATGGCAATAAATTTTTTTAATTTCGGAAGATCAAACCATATGGAATGGGCGTCATTGATGCCTAAGGTCTCATTGATAGCATTCAAATGATTTTGGCGATAATTATCTATCAAAGCCTTAATCAGTTCATTGGACATTCTTCCGGATTTCGGACCATGCCCATTAGTAGATTCTGTTTCCATAACTTAGGTTTATAAAAAATTAGTGTATCTGCAAATTTCGCAAAAAAATATGGTAGAGAGAATAATAAATACTGGGGGATTTTACTGTTAATTTACCGTGATTTTACGGATTGTGTGTGAAGACAGTATGGGATAAGGCATAGTTTGAAAAAAAAACGGAGAAAAAATCTCCGTTTTTATTAAATACAAGGGTATCTTTTAGGATCCCTGCAGATGTACCCTGTGGAACAGCACAGCCCTGTGGGACAGTTCATGTCGATATCACAACTTATAATTTCAGCAATTCCGCCTGAAATTTTTTTCAATGCTTCTCTCTTTTTAATCTTTTCATAGTGATTTTGTTTTAGTTAGATTAGTGTATAAATATAATGATATTTCACTTACTATAGAAAAAAATTAAAAATTCGCTCTAATTTGCCTTATCTCATGATGATCGTAAAAAAGATTCAGGGTATTTATCCTTATGCTTTCCCCATATCAGGGAAACGGAGAATAAAATATACATAACAATTAAAGACATCTGAAAATAAGAATAATAGATGTCACGGATTTCTTTGTATTGTTTTATCTGAATGAAAAAGGTCCAGAACGGCATTGTTCCAATATAAAATAATGTAACTCCCAGATTGATATAGAACATTCTGTTGCGGCTGAAGTTTAATATCTCAGAAGAATTAACCTGCTTATAGTATTCCATAATTACCAATCCCATTAGAATAAGGCAGCCTAAGGTATAGTTTAATGAGAAGATTTCTTTCCGGGTATTGAAAAAGAGCTCATTAGGGATAAATGATAACAGATAGGTCAGGGACAGAATATAAAACAATTTCGGCTTTCCAAAAGATTTTGCCGCATACAGCCAATAAAAAAATATAAACTCAAGGGGAATGACAAAATAATTATAAAATTTTGAACTGTCATATTCTATGAATCGGGGACTGTATTTCCCAAACACTTCACACAGGAAAATAAGGACCAGGTACAGGCAGAAATATTTCCAATAATGATGCTTTTCACGGTTAAAATAAATAATGGCGGTGATTGCTGTAAATCCTTCTACCCAAAGAATGGTCTCATAAAGTATTTGTGGAATAGTCATTAATTAATTTTGTTAAATATGGAATAATTGTAAAAAAATAATATAATTTTCCCCCAAAAGTATTAATAAAAAGTAAGTGCTGCAGAATTATCTACAGCACTTACTTACAAAAATAATGTATATGAAAAAAACTACTTTATTGATCAGTAGGTCTGAAAACCAGACCGGTTTCTTCGAAATAATCTAAAGTGATTCTGTCTCCGTCGTTTACATTTCCGGCAAGGATTTCTTTAGACAGTTTATTCAGTACTTCCTGCTGGATGACTCTTTTTAATGGTCTTGCCCCAAAAGCAGGGTCATAGCCCTTATCCATCAGGTAATCTACAGCATCCTGAGTAAAAGTCATAATGATATTCCGCTTAGCTAACATATCATTAAACCCTCTCAGCTGGTACTGAACGATTTTTCCGATCTCTTTTTTTCTTAAAGGCTGGAACAATACAATTTCATCAATCCTGTTCAGGAACTCCGGACGTAAAGTCTGTTTCAGCAAATCGAAAACTTCTACTTTTGTTTTATCCACAACTTCATCCTGGTTTTCCTCCGTAATATTTTCAAAATTTTCCTGAATCAAATGCGAACCTAAGTTCGATGTCATAATGATGATAGAGTTTTTGAAATTGACTACACGGCCTTTGTTGTCTGTAAGACGTCCGTCATCCAAAACCTGTAATAAGGTGTTGAAAACATCCGGATGCGCTTTTTCAATCTCATCTAAAAGGACTACGGAATACGGCCTTCTCCTTACGGCTTCTGTCAATTGTCCGCCTTCATCATATCCTACATATCCGGGAGGCGCTCCCACTAATCTTGAAACACTGTGACGCTCCTGATATTCACTCATATCAATTCTGGTCATATTGTTTTCATCATCAAACAGGAATTCAGCTAACGCTTTTGCAAGCTCAGTTTTACCAACCCCCGTTGTTCCTAAAAACAGGAATGATCCGATTGGCTTTTTGTCATCGCTCAATCCTGCCCTGTTTCTTCTGATCGCATCAGCTACCGCCTCGATCGCTTCATTCTGTCCTACCACTCTGTGGTGAAGCTCAGATTCCAGATTCAGTAATTTATCTCTTTCGGATTGTAACAGCTTAGTGACTGGAATTCCTGTCCATTTCGCGATTACCTCGGAAATGTTTTCAGCAGTAACTTCTTCCTTAATCAGCTCATTTTTATGGTTTTGCATTTCAAGCTCAACCTTGGCCAGCTCCTCTTCTTTTTCACGGAGTTTGCCATATTGTATTTCCGCAACTTTTGCATAGTCTCCTGCTCTTGAAGCTCTTTCTGCCTCCAGTTTCAGGGACTCAATATCTTTTTTGATCTGAGTCAGATCTTCACTTTTCTGTTTTTCTTTCAGCCATTTTGCGTTGATTTCATTTCTTTGTTCAGAAATTTTTGAAATATCTTCTTTCAAATGGTTGATTTTGGTTTCATTGCCCTCTCTCGAAATAGCGGCCAATTCAATTTCCAGCTGCATCAATCTTCTGTCCAGTACATCCAGTTCTTCCGGTTTTGAATTGATTTCCATTCTCAGCTTAGCAGAAGCCTCGTCGATAAGGTCAATAGCCTTATCCGGTAAAAATCTGTCTGAAATATATCTTTGAGACATTTCTACTGCAGCAATGATTGCTTCATCTTTGATTCTTACTTTGTGGTGGGCTTCGTATTTGTCTTTAATCCCGCGCAGAATGGAGATTGCAGATTCTGTATCCGGTTCTTCCACCATTACTTTCTGGAAACGTCTTTCTAAGGCTTTATCCTTTTCAAAATATTTCTGGTACTCATTTAAAGTAGTGGCTCCGATAGCTCTTAACTCACCTCTTGCCAGGGCCGGTTTCAAAATGTTGGCGGCATCCATTGCTCCTTCACCACCTCCGGCGCCTACCAGGGTGTGAATCTCATCAATGAAAAGAATAATCTGTCCGTCAGACTTGATCACTTCATTCACTACGGATTTCAGACGCTCTTCAAATTCACCTTTGTATTTTGCCCCTGCGATCAGAGCTCCCATATCTAATGAATATAATGTTTTATCGATTAGATTCTCAGGAATGTCACCGCTGATAATTCGGTGGGCAATTCCCTCAGCAATTGCTGTTTTACCTACCCCCGGCTCTCCGATCAGGATAGGGTTGTTTTTTGTTCTCCTCGAAAGGATCTGTAATACCCTTCTGATTTCTTCATCACGTCCGATGACAGGGTCCAGCTTTCCTTCAGCTGCTAATTCATTGAAGTTCTTAGCATATTTATTTAAGGACTGATAGGTTTCTTCCGAACTTGCAGAAGTAGCCTTGCTGCCTTTTCTTAATTCTTTAATGGCACCTTCCAGAAGATTTTTGGTAACGCCCATATCTTTCAGCATTTTAGATACTTCAGAGCTGGTTTCCAAAAGGGAGAGCCATACATGTTCAATCGTTACATATTCATCACCCATTTTTTTAGCAATGTTGGGAGCATCCAGCAAGACTTTATTGGCTGATTGTGAAAGGTAAATATTTCCTCCCTGTACTTTAGGAAGTCTTTCTAAATTTTCACGGTTGCGCTCTCTTACTAAATTGGCATCTGCTTCAGATTTTTTTAATAGGAAAGGTGATATATTTTCATCTACCTGAAAAATTCCTTCCAGCAGATGTTGAGGTTCGATACTCTGATTGCCAAATTCCATAGCAACCTGCTGAGCCGCCTGGATGGCTTCTTGTGATTTTACAGTATATTGGTTTAAGTTCATATTGTATATATTTTTGGTAATGGTTTAAGTTAGGTTAAAAACATCAAGAAACTAAATTTTCAGGCTCAGTTTCTTAATGCCATCAATTATTTAATCATTTATTCGGTGACTGTATCGCAAAAACTGTTCAATTATTAAATTTACAAAAAATAAGGACAAAATTTCCGAATTCAGTATTTTTAACGTAAAATTAACTAGACAAAATTTCCGGTTTGTGAATAATTTCCTTACATTAATGAACAATACGTCATATCATGGTCAATATACCCTTTGAGGCAAATTTGCTTAAGTCTGTGTTAAATTTGAACTTATTATTTCGAGAATAGTTACTTTTGCATTTTACCAGATGGAGCTTAAAGAAAAACAACGAAAAATATTAGATGTAGCAGTAGAACTTTTCAAAGAAAAAGGCTATATGGGCAGCTCGGTAAGAGACCTGGCTACAAAACTCAATATCAAGGCCGCATCATTGTATGCCCATATCCGTTCGAAAGAAGAAATTTTGGAATGGATCTGTTTTGGTATCGCTCAGGAGTTTTTCGATGAGCTTCAGGAAGTGAAAAATACGGATATTGCTCCAAAAGAAAAACTGAATTTATTTTTGGATAAGCATTTATCAGTGGTTCTTAAGAACCGTGATGTAACCCACATCTACTCTAATGAATGGAAACACCTTGAAGAAAAACTTCCTGAGTTTGTTGCATTGAGAAAAAATTATCAGCAGGAAGTTGAAGAACTGATTTCCGAGATCTATCAGGCTGAAAAATGGGAATTGAAAGCCCCTTCGTTTACGACAAGGTTTATTCTTCATACCCTTAACAATTCTTATTTCTGGTTCAAAAGAAGCAGTGATTCCACTGATGAAATTACCGATGAGATCAGGGAGAAGATACTTTTCGGTTTATTGGGAAATCAGAAATCGTAACTTTTATTATTTTATTTACTTTGTCAACCGGATCTTTGTTATTCCGAGTCTCAATAATGCTTATCGAAAATGCTCAGATTTCTTTAAATATGGAATGAGAAAGAGGTAAAATCAACTTAAGTATACTATTCAACAGCCTTATTTAAACTTTAATAAAACTCAAGTGTTCACATTTTTTGCGGCTTTGTGGTTCAACAGCAGATCAATTAAATATTCTGTTATTTAGAATCATTCAAAATATGATAAAAATCATAAAAATTTTGTCAGCTACCAAAATCTTTTTAAATTTACACCTAACAAATGTTAGTTAGTTTTATGGATTTTTCAGTTGAATATCTGGAGCTGGGTCAATTGAGGCAGCTTCAATCTGACCGGTTGATCAATTTGATCGGTTATCTAGGAGACAAGTCGGATTTTTATAAAAGAAAATTTGAAGAATTGGAAATATCTCCACAGGATATAAGGTCGATAGAAGATATTACAAAACTTCCGATTACTTACAAACAGGATTTAAGAGATAACTATCCGTTTGGGTTGTTTACGGTTCCGAAAAACGAACTGCAGAGAATCCACTGCTCAAGCGGAACTACAGGAAAGCCTACCGTAGTAGGATATACGAAAGAAGATGTGGATCTTTTCAGTGAAGTAGTCGCCAGATCTTTGCAGGCAGCAGGTGCCAGATCCGGAATGCAGCTGCACAATGCGTACGGATATGGTATTTTTACGGGCGGGCTTGGCCTTCATTACGGAGCGGAGAAATTGGGGATGAGCGTTCTTCCTATTTCCGGGGGAATGACCGCCAGACAGGTCGATCTGATCACGGATTTTAAACCGGAAGTGATCTGCTGTTCACCCTCATACGCGTTGACTATTGCTGACGAATTTGCCTACAGGGGAATTTCAGCCGATGAAATCAGCCTTAAGTACGCGGTGTTAGGCTCAGAACCATGGACGGAAATTATCAGAGGCCACATTGAAGAAAGGTTAGGAGTTCATGCCACCAATATTTACGGGTTAAGTGAAATTATCGGTCCCGGCGTTTCCATGGAGGATTTTGAAGAGAAAGGAGGGGCTTATATCTGGGAAGATCATTTCTATCCTGAAATTTTGGATCCGGTTACCAAACAGCCGGTTCCCTTCGGAGAAGAAGGAGTTTTGGTGATTACGACTTTAACGAAAAAAGCAATGCCGCTTTTACGTTACTGGACGAATGATATCACAAGCCTTTACTATGATGAGAATGCCAAAAGAACAATGGTGAAGATGAAACCGATCATCGGAAGAGCTGATGACATGCTGATCGTGAGAGGAGTAAATGTCTATCCCAGCCAGATTGAAGATGCATTTTCTCATGTAAAAGGGGTTGTTCCGAATTACTACCTGACTCCGGTGGAAAAGGAGCATATGTGTGTAGCATTGGATATTGATGTAGAAATTGATGATGACTTTGTAAAGAATCAAAAGATAGAGGCAGATACCGACGATTATTTTAATTTTGTCGGCATCTTTGGAAAAAATATAGAAAACGAAATAAAGAAACGGGTAGGAGTCACTACAAAAGTGAAAGTTCATGCCCAGGATAGTTTGCCGAAGTGCGAAGGTGGAAAAATTAATAGAATACTAAAAAAATAATGAATTCATTTTATAAACTTAAAACGGTTAAGGTTCAGAAAGATACTCCGGAAGCAGTCAATGTGGCGGTGGAAATTCCTGAAGAACTGAAGGACAAGTTCAGGTTCAAGCAGGGACAGTACCTTAATTTCCGAATGATGATCAATGGGAATGAGGAGAGACGTTCTTATTCTATCTGCAATGCTCCAAGCGAAAAAAGCAATACGCTGGAAGTACTGGTTAAATTATTGGAAAACGGAAAAGTTTCAGGGTATTTCAATGAACATCTTCACATGGATGAATTGCTGGAAGTAATGCCTCCGATGGGTGGTTTCAACACTTCTTATCACCCGACCAACGTGAAAACTTACGTTGGTTTGGCTG contains:
- a CDS encoding zinc metalloprotease — encoded protein: MKKILLGAGILFLASCNNDVNSVAEQPETQPQQLSGKRVCPSDLMRDKILSMDPAARARVNAIEEFTQQRLSDIKVGKVLDDGTVEIPVVFNVVYNTDNENVSDARLQSQIDVLNRDYGATNSDISNTPSEFVPVKAGDTKIRFRLEKTVRKQSSTTVWTPDENKMKSASTGIVATSPDNYLNIWIVNKMTNGTLGYAYYPGTIDASLDGVVIGAPYIGTGSGTSAPFNLGRTATHEVGHYLNLPHLWGSYDVGCQTDYSNDTPASPGPNYGVPSYPLNRVCSGVSRSQIFMNYMDYVDDRAMIMFTTNQRQRMQAVVSISGPRSGLRLY
- a CDS encoding zinc metalloprotease, whose amino-acid sequence is MKKLLFGALMLGLMSACNSDNITNQNEISPDQPATSADLAKRGCASEEIRQEALKSSPELRQRYTALESNTEKFTNDMKLGKVLADGSVEIPVIVNVIYKTSSENVSDTRIAEQISVLNADYSGTNSDVSKIPSEFLPVSSGDVKVKFRLVNTVRKSTSKTVWSTNNDMKKASKGGIDATNPTNYLNIWIVGKMTSQGQTILGYATFPESAGLWNDGVVIAAPYFGKTGASSPFNLGRTATHEVGHYLNLRHIWGDANCGNDLVSDTPTQTTANYGKPTYPLNNTCGGVQRSVMFMNYMDYVDDAAMFMFSAGQKTRMQSVVASSGARSGLRTL
- a CDS encoding response regulator transcription factor — its product is MKKTIVIVDDHILIAKALEGIIGNFSDFEVIYVCENGKDLIQKFEDGMQIPDIILLDISMPIMDGFETASWLSAHHPGIKIMALSMQGDDNSVIKMIRNGAKGYLLKNTHPKDLETALTRLNSDGFFYPEWASKIIFSNLNKDKEAEVSIRISDREKEFLKYTVTELSYKEIADRMCCSPRTVESYRDQLCEKLELKTRVGLAVFAIKNGFAN
- a CDS encoding ATP-binding protein: MGKTELLIVIILFNIFFVMFVVAVAIYIRNYRQRKKEYLNEIEIKNEIHQKELLATQLEIQQATMQQIGRELHDNIGQKLTLVSLYTQQMLYENKVPEASERIEQVSQIINQSLQDLRNLSKTLTDDNINQKDIKTLIQDEVDITNSFKKCHVKFEYNFDQLDLGFVHKNVLLRIIQEFIQNSIKHSNCENIFINLSTAENILWELTINDDGIGFDTSRITSNGIGLTNMKNRAEIIGADFHLNSKENSGTRLHIILKKQS
- the clpB gene encoding ATP-dependent chaperone ClpB, with product MNLNQYTVKSQEAIQAAQQVAMEFGNQSIEPQHLLEGIFQVDENISPFLLKKSEADANLVRERNRENLERLPKVQGGNIYLSQSANKVLLDAPNIAKKMGDEYVTIEHVWLSLLETSSEVSKMLKDMGVTKNLLEGAIKELRKGSKATSASSEETYQSLNKYAKNFNELAAEGKLDPVIGRDEEIRRVLQILSRRTKNNPILIGEPGVGKTAIAEGIAHRIISGDIPENLIDKTLYSLDMGALIAGAKYKGEFEERLKSVVNEVIKSDGQIILFIDEIHTLVGAGGGEGAMDAANILKPALARGELRAIGATTLNEYQKYFEKDKALERRFQKVMVEEPDTESAISILRGIKDKYEAHHKVRIKDEAIIAAVEMSQRYISDRFLPDKAIDLIDEASAKLRMEINSKPEELDVLDRRLMQLEIELAAISREGNETKINHLKEDISKISEQRNEINAKWLKEKQKSEDLTQIKKDIESLKLEAERASRAGDYAKVAEIQYGKLREKEEELAKVELEMQNHKNELIKEEVTAENISEVIAKWTGIPVTKLLQSERDKLLNLESELHHRVVGQNEAIEAVADAIRRNRAGLSDDKKPIGSFLFLGTTGVGKTELAKALAEFLFDDENNMTRIDMSEYQERHSVSRLVGAPPGYVGYDEGGQLTEAVRRRPYSVVLLDEIEKAHPDVFNTLLQVLDDGRLTDNKGRVVNFKNSIIIMTSNLGSHLIQENFENITEENQDEVVDKTKVEVFDLLKQTLRPEFLNRIDEIVLFQPLRKKEIGKIVQYQLRGFNDMLAKRNIIMTFTQDAVDYLMDKGYDPAFGARPLKRVIQQEVLNKLSKEILAGNVNDGDRITLDYFEETGLVFRPTDQ
- a CDS encoding TetR/AcrR family transcriptional regulator codes for the protein MELKEKQRKILDVAVELFKEKGYMGSSVRDLATKLNIKAASLYAHIRSKEEILEWICFGIAQEFFDELQEVKNTDIAPKEKLNLFLDKHLSVVLKNRDVTHIYSNEWKHLEEKLPEFVALRKNYQQEVEELISEIYQAEKWELKAPSFTTRFILHTLNNSYFWFKRSSDSTDEITDEIREKILFGLLGNQKS
- a CDS encoding phenylacetate--CoA ligase family protein, which gives rise to MDFSVEYLELGQLRQLQSDRLINLIGYLGDKSDFYKRKFEELEISPQDIRSIEDITKLPITYKQDLRDNYPFGLFTVPKNELQRIHCSSGTTGKPTVVGYTKEDVDLFSEVVARSLQAAGARSGMQLHNAYGYGIFTGGLGLHYGAEKLGMSVLPISGGMTARQVDLITDFKPEVICCSPSYALTIADEFAYRGISADEISLKYAVLGSEPWTEIIRGHIEERLGVHATNIYGLSEIIGPGVSMEDFEEKGGAYIWEDHFYPEILDPVTKQPVPFGEEGVLVITTLTKKAMPLLRYWTNDITSLYYDENAKRTMVKMKPIIGRADDMLIVRGVNVYPSQIEDAFSHVKGVVPNYYLTPVEKEHMCVALDIDVEIDDDFVKNQKIEADTDDYFNFVGIFGKNIENEIKKRVGVTTKVKVHAQDSLPKCEGGKINRILKK